The Flavobacterium galactosidilyticum nucleotide sequence AACAAAATGGTGAGAATCAAATCCTTTAGCTAGGATTTCATTAAATGCCATTAGTAATTCAGGGATTTTATTTTCAAGAATTAAGTCAGTAATGTTGATGTAGGTTTCGTAGTCCAGTACATTCAAGTTTTCTGTAACGGCTTGACGTGTTAAATCTTTCCCGCAAAATGAAACTACTCTGTCAAAAATAGATAGCGCATCACGCATTGCACCATCTGCTTTTTGAGCAATAATGTGTAAAGCATCGTCTTCAAAAACTACACCTTGACTGGTGGCAACTTCAGCTAAATGTTCTTTAGCATCCTTAACAGTGATTCTTTTGAAATCGAATATCTGACAACGCGACAATATTGTTGGAATAATTTTGTGTTTTTCGGTCGTTGCCAAAATGAAAATCGCGTGTTTAGGCGGTTCTTCTAATGTTTTCAAAAAAGCATTAAAAGCTGCCGAAGATAACATGTGAACCTCGTCAATAATATACACCTTGTATTGTCCCGTTTGTGGCGGAATACGAACTTGGTCAATTAAATTTCTAATATCATCAACAGAGTTGTTTGAAGCAGCATCTAATTCGAAAACATTAAAGGCAAAATCTTCATTTGGATCATCATATCCTGGCTGATTTATTTTTCGAGCAAGAATACGAGCGCAAGTTGTTTTGCCCACTCCACGAGGACCTGTGAATAAAAGGGCAGAAGCAAGGTGATTGCTTTCTATGGCATTTAATAAAGTGCTGGTAATGGCTTTTTGCCCTACAACATCTTTAAATGTTTGAGGACGATATTTACGTGCCGATACTACAAATTGTTCCATAGGATTTTTATTCGAAAGCAAATATAGGTTTTAATTTAAAGATGGAAAAATTTAAATATTGAAAGATTTTATATTTTACGATATGTGTTTGATTAGTAAATTCCCTAGCCCAGATAAGAGTGAAAATCCTCCATCGCCGTTCCGAAATTTTAGAGACGGCGATGGAGATTGTAGCGGATAGCTGGATTAAGCTCCAAAAGAAGAAATTGAAATTAGTAGTACTGAATGTTTATTTGGCTCTTCCCTTGATGGTAATGTCAATTAGAATTCGTGCTGCATTATTTTCGGAATTAGCTGAAAATCCAGTTACAAATACCCCTTTTTTGCCGTTTTTAGACTTAATCCCATAAACGGTTGCTTCATCATCTGGATTACTGTCTCCCTCATATCGATATATATGTTGAATTTCGCAATGATCAGGATATTGTGTTATTTCGCTGTCGTCGATATTGAAATCAAAGTCAAATCCCATTTCATATAATTCATCCAATGCTTGAGAAACCGTGGTGTAGTGATAGATATTAGACATAATAACGTTATTTACTGTTGATTTATAAAGGTAACTATTTTATGGTTAAGTGATTGCAAACTACTTGTTAAAGTAGGACTAAGAAAGTAGAATGCTAACAAAAAAAAAGTTGTAAATTTGCGCTACAGACCGCCTTATCGCCACGCTTTAGCGTGGAGGAAAGTCCGGACACCACAGGGAAGCATAGCGGGTAACACCCGTCGGCCACGCCTAAAAGCATGGTTAGGACAAGTGCAACAGAAAGTATGTACAGGTAATGCTGTAGTGAAACCAGGTAAACTCTATGCGGTGAAATATCAAGTATATCAGCATTTAAGGGCGTCTCGTTCGTTGCTGAAGGGTAGATAGCTTGAGTCACACAGTAATGTGTGATCTAGATAAATGATAAGGCCACGCTTTAGCGTGGACAGAATCCGGCTTATAGGTCTGTTTTTTTTATTTTAAAGATGCTGCTGACTCTCTTTATAGATCTTTTCCTGAGAGAGGAATTCTACACAATAAAATTGATATCTCATTAATCAATTGTCATTGCTTTAAGTTTAGTTCTATAAGCCTCAAGCGCAATAGATTTAGATATAAATCCGTAATACTTGTCGTTTTTAAGTACTGGCAAATATGTCATTTTTGACTTTTCAAATTTATTCATTACCATTTCCATACTTTCGTCAGGAGTGATAATCTCATTAAGTGGCAACATAACATCTTTGATCTTGGTGTACTTAACTCGATAGGTATTGAAAATTATTTCTCTTATCGTGTTGAAATGCACAATGCCTAGTAATTCATTTTCTGCATTGACCACAGCGAATATTACTTGGTTAGAATGCGAAATTAAATCTACTAGTTTTTCTAAATTTTCATCAGGTGAAACGGTTAAGAAATCGGTTTGAATAATAGAATTTGTATCTAAAGTTGATAATACATTCGTGTCTTTATTACTCGTGAAAGCGTGCCCTTTTTTAGCTAAATTCTTAACATCAATCGAGTGTTTTTCAAAACGGCGAGAGATCGCAAAACTAATTGACGAAACGATCATTAGTGGAATCATTAAATTATATCCTCCAGTAATTTCTGCAATTAAGAAAATTCCAGTTAATGGCGCATGAAATAAACCACTTAAAATCCCTGCCATTCCCACTAATGTAAAATTACTTACCGGTAATTTAGCAAGTCCTATAAGATTCACAAATTTCGAAAAGAAGAAGCCTAAATAAGAGCCTAAAAATAGAGATGGGGCAAAATTACCACCGTTACCACCGCTTCCTAAAGTGATTCCTGAAGCAAAAACTTTAACCATCATTGTAAAGCCAACAAACAGTAGAAGTGCCCAATTATTATCTCTGAAACTACTAAACAAAGTGTCCTCCATCAATTTGCCGGGATCATTATCAGATAATGTTTTTATCGTTTCGTATCCTTCACCGAAGAGTGTTGGAAATATAAAAATAAGAACCGCTAAAATTGAAGATCCGAATAATGCTTTTTTATAGGGTGTCAGCTTTAATCGCGAAAAAAAATGCTCTACTCTCTGAAAATTACGAGAATAGTAGATAGACATAAATCCGGTTAGTATTCCTAAAAGAACATAAAATACGATATTGTGGTAATCGAAGCTTTCTTGCTGTTTGAACGACAATAAGATAGTTTCGTCTAATGCGATTACAGAAACTAGTGCGCCAGTCGCCGCGGCAATCATGATAGGTGTAAATGCTGCAATACTCACATCGACTAATAAAACTTCGATAGCAAATAGTACTCCGGCGATTGGTGCATTAAAAGCCGCAGCAATACCCGCGGCAACGCCGCAACCTATTAACAAAGTTCGATCTTTGTATGATAATTTATAGTTTTGGGCATAATTAGAACCAAAAGCGGCTCCCGTAACTACAATTGGACTCTCTAAACCTGCAGATCCTCCTAAACCAACGGTTAATGAGCTGGTAATAATTTGAGCATACATTTGTTTTTTAGGTATGATACTCGCTTTTTTAGCAACTGCATATAAAATTTGCGAAGTTCCTTTTTGAATCGTTCCGCCTAAAACTCTTTTGACAACAAAAACAGTAAGCATAATACCAATTATCGGTAAAATACCTTTTATGAATCCCAATTTCCAAAATCCAGTTACATACGTAGCAAATGCGAAAACCCAATGGGCAAAAGTTTTTAAAACGATTACTGCAACTGCGGAAGAAATACCTACTAAAACTGCGGATAAAAATATGAATTGCTTGGGTGTCAGCAGGGATTGTGCTATCGCAATTATTACTTCTAATTTAGAAATGTATTTTTTGAACATTATGTTTTTTTAAGGGAATGCAAAATTACTTTTTTTTTAAGGTCATCAACTATTTTTTAATGCTTCTTTTGTAATTTATATTTATGGATAATTGCCGCTTTTGCGAAGTCAAATGGTTAAAGATACGAGGTTTTAAATTAACTCTAATTTGGTTGACTGAACATGTCTTGAAAATATTTTTGTTAAAATCCAACAGCTTTATCATCACCTCTAAAATCAGCTCCTCCTTCTAAAGTTTTATTTGGTAGTACTAAAATTGCATCTACTTTACCAATAACAGGTGTTGTTTTTTCATTAATTAAATATCCTTTTAATTTTAAATTTTCGAAAGTTGTTGTATCGAAAGTATTGGGTTCAAATGTAATTAAATCTGGTAGCCATTGATGGTGAAATCTCGGCGCATTTACAGCTTGTTGCATGCTTAATTTATATTCATACACGTTTAAAATGGTTTGCATTACCGCAGTAATAATAGTAGAACCGCCAGGTGAACCTACAACCATAAATAATTTTCCGTTTTTTTCTACGATTGTTGGTGTCATAGAACTCAACATTCTCTTTTGCGGAGCAATGCTATTGGCTTCATTTCCCACTAAGCCAAACATATTTGGTTCTCCGGGTTTAGCGCTAAAATCATCCATTTCGTTATTTAAGAAAAAGCCTAATTCATCGCAATAATATTTAGAACCAAAACCATCGTTTAGCGTTGTAGTTGCTGAAACCGCATTTCCAAACAGATCTACAATTGAGTAATGAGTCGTTTCTGTACTTTCATTATAAGTTACTTTTCCTTCCTTAATCTCTGATGATAAAGTAGCTTTTTCAAAATTAAAATTCGACATTCTTTGTTTCAAATAATCGGTAGACATTAATTGTTTTAAAGGTATTTTTACAAAATCAGGATCACCTAGAAAATAACTTCTGTCCGCATACGCTCTTCGTTCAGCCTCAACTATGACTTGAATAGATTGAGTAGAGTTATGTCCCATTTTGGATATGTTGAAAGGCTCGATCATTTTAAAAATTTGAGCCATACATATTCCGCCACTACTAGGCGGCGCCATCGAAATTATTTTTAAATCCTTATATTCAAAAGTGAGTGGTTTTCTCCATTTGGCTTCGTATTTAGCTAAATCTTCCATGGTGATTATAGCTCCTTTTTCCTGAAGATATTTGACTAATGTTTTAGCCGTATGTCCTTTGTAAAACTCATCTCTACCATTTTTTGAAATTCGTTTTAAAGTAGCAGCAAGAGAAGGATATTTTATGATATCATTTTCTTTAAATGCATTGGCAAATAGGGTTTTGTCACCGTTTGCTTTTATTATTCTAGCTCGGAAATCATTCAATCGAGCTTCTTGTTTTTTAGTAACCACAACTCCTTTTTCAGCCAGTTCAATAACTGGTTTTAAAATTTCAGTAATGGGTAAGGAGCCCAATTTTTTGTGAACTGCAAAAACGCCTGCAATTGTTCCTGGAACTCCAATTGCAAGAGGAGTATCTGTGCTTTTTCCTTTTATAACATTTCCTTTTTCGTCAAGAAACATATTTTTGCTCGCAGCTAAAGGCGCTTTTTCACGGTAATCTAATGATCCAATTTCGCCATTTGCTTTGCGATAGACCATAAAACCGCCTCCGCCAAGATTTCCAGCATACGGATAAGCAACAGCTAGAGCGAGTTCAGTAGCAACCATCGCATCAAATGCATTCCCTCCCTTTTTTAGAATTTGAGTTCCTATCTTAGAGGCTTCTTCACGAGCAGAAACTACCATCGCTTTAGTCGTAACTAGCCCAGTAGGTTGTGTTAATACGCTTTGAGCGTTGCTGCCCATTGAGATCATGCTTAATACAATTATGATTTTTCTCATTTGAATACTAGTTTTAGAAACCGGCGGCCTTATTGTCACCTCTTTTATCTGCGCCACCTTCTAATTTTCCGTTTGGTAAAACTAAAATTGCATCTACTTGACCTATAATTTCTTTATTTTTTTCATTTACAAAATATCCTTTTTTCTTTAGGTTTGCTAAAACCTCTTTAGAGAAAGAATTAGGTTCAAAAGTAATCTCATCAGGTAGCCATTGATGGTGAAAGCGCGGAGTGTCAACTGCATTTTGCATACTCATTCCGAACTCATAAACATTTAATATTGTCTGCAAAACCGAAGTTATAATGGTTGATCCTCCTGGTGTACCCACAACCATAAAAAGCTTTCCGTTTTTTTCTACGATTGTAGGTGTCATTGAACTTAACATTCTTTTTTCGGGAGCAATACCGTTGGCTTCACTTCCAGTCAACCCGTATAAATTAGGTACGCCTGGTTTAGCACTAAAATCATCCATCTGGTTGTTCAAGAAAAAACCTAATTCATCACAATATATTTTAGAACCGTAATTGTCATTTAGCGTAGTTGTTGCAGAAATTGCATTTCCTTCAGCGTCGACAATTGAGTAATGAGTAGTTTGGTTGCTTTCATAGCCTTTAATTATTCCAGCAGCAATATCTGAAGATTTAGAAGCTTTGTCAAATGAAAAATCTTTCATTCTTTTTTCTAAATAGGATGGTTCTAGTAATTCTATAACCGGCATTTTTATAAAGTCAGGATCACCTAAGTAAAAGTTTCTGTCGGCATAAGCTCTGCGTTCTGCCTCTGTAATTACTTGAATAGTTTTAAGTTCGTTGTGTCCCATTTGCGAAAGATTAAAAGGCTCAATCATTTTCATAATTTGGTTCAAACAAATTCCGCCACTGCTAGGTGGAGACATAGATGTGATTTTTAATTTTTTATATTGAAAAGTAATTGGTGTACGCCATTTTGCTTGGTACTTTTTAAAATCTTCAATGGTGGCATTGCCTCCTTTTTTGGCAAGAAAAGCAACGAGTTTTTGAGCAGTTTCACCTGAATAAAATTCCTCACGACCGTTTGCAGCAATCCTTTTAAATGTAGCTGCTAACGCTGTATATTTTATAGTATCATTTTCTTTATACACTTTTGAAAACAAACTATTTCGTCCGTTTCTTTTTATAAAAGTTTCACGATTGCTATTCAAACTTGCAGCCTGATATTTAGTAACAATTACTCCTCGTTCTGCTAGCGCGATCACAGGTTTTAATATTTCACCTATCGGTAAGGAACCGTATTTTTTATGAACTTCAAATATTCCTGCAATAGTACCAGGAATTCCTGAAGCTAGTGCTGTGGAGGTGCTTTTACCAGCAATTACATTCCTGTCTTTATCTAAATACATGTCTTTAGAAGCGGCCATTGGAGCTTTTTCTCTGTAATCAATTGATCCAGTTTCACCGTTTGCTTTTCTAAACACCATAAAACCACCCCCGCCAATATTACCAGCCTGCGGATGCGCAACTGCCAATGCTAATTCAGTAGCGACCATAGCATCAAATGCATTTCCACCTTTTTTCATGATTTCAACTCCAATTTGTGATGCTTCTTCACGAGCAGAAACTACCATTGCTTTTGTAGTTACTAAACCTGTTGGTTCTATAGTTTTTTCATTGGATTTACAGCTGAAAATAGCTAGAGCAAGCAGGAATATTATCTTTTTCATAAGGTTGTCATTTTATCGTTCGAAAATAGTATTAATTCTTTAAAAAAATGGGTAAACTCGTTCTCAAATTCGGAGTAGAATTCCGTTAAATCTTGTACTGCAAATCGCATATTTGATTGGTTTTTAGTACGTCGATCCATTTGCGTTAAAATATGTTGGATTCCCTCAATAGATTCATACGCAACTAACCAGTTTTCTTTAAATAAAGTAGGCATGATTGTCAGCGTTCTTTCTGAAAGCAAATGCTTATTATTGACCAATGATTGATAAAAATGATCTACAAATTCTGTCAGTTTTTCATCAGAGTAATTTTTCCAGTTTTTTGCTAGGAAATGATCGTATAAAACATCGACAATTACACCTGCATAGTGATGGTAGTTTTGATGAAGTCGCTTTGTACTTTGTCTAAAAACAGGATGTGCATCGGTAAATTTGTCAATGCTACGATGCAAAATGATTCCTTTCTGGATTTCTAAAGGATAGTTTTCAAACTGTTTTCCTCGTATTCCATCGGCCATAAAATTGCCGATTTTAATTAAATCATTATCGCCAGAAAGATAAATGTGTGCTAGAAAATTCATTCGCCTAAATTATGAATTTAAATGCTAATTTTTAAATTCTAAATGACTTTTGTAAACCTTCAATTATTACATTTGTAAAGAATAGAAATTTATACTTTAATATTAATATTTTAAGCACTAATAAATGACTTTAATTAAATCGATATCGGGGATTCGTGGAACAATAGGTGGTAAAGTGGGAGATAATCTAACTCCAGTTGATGCAGTTAAATTTGCCTCAGCATACGGAACCTGGTTGAAAGATTATAGTAAAAAAGAAAAACTAACAGTTGTTGTAGGACGTGATGCTCGTATTTCGGGACCAATGATACATAATTTAGTAGTAAATACTTTAGTAGGATTAGGAATTGATGTTATCGATTTGGGTCTTTCGACAACTCCAACAGTTGAAGTGGCTGTGCCTCTTGAAAAAGCAGATGGTGGTATCATTCTTACTGCGTCGCATAATCCAAAACAATGGAATGCATTGAAATTATTGAATGAAAAAGGAGAGTTTCTAGATGGTGATGACGGAATGAGAATTCTTGAAATTGCTGATGCCGAAGCATTCGACTTTTCGGAGGTGGATGATTTAGGCGAGATAACCATTAATGATGCGTATATGGATATTCATATTGATGAAGTATTGAATTTGTCATTAGTGGATATTGATGCGATAAAAGCAGCTAAATTTAAAGTAGTTGTTGACGGTGTAAATTCGTCAGGAGGAATTATTATTCCTAGATTATTAAAATTAATGGGTGTTGAAGTGATTGAGTTGTACTGTGACCCAAACGGAGATTTCCCTCATAATCCAGAACCATTAAAAGAGCATTTAACCGACATTTCAGAATTAGTTGTAAGGGAAAAAGCTGACTTAGGAATCGTAGTAGATCCAGATGTTGACCGCTTAGCATTCGTTTGTGAAGATGGTGAAATGTTTGGTGAAGAGTATACTTTAGTGGCTTGCGCTGATTATGTATTGAGTAAAACACCTGGGAACGCAGTCTCTAATATGTCGTCCTCTCGTGCTTTACGCGATGTGACCACAGTGCATAACGGAATTTATGAAGCGAGTGCAGTAGGTGAAGTGAACGTGGTTAAATTGATGAAAAAGAATAATGCTATTATAGGTGGTGAAGGTAATGGTGGAATAATTTATCCTGAGTTGCATTACGGACGTGATAGTTTAGTAGGTGTAGCTTTGTTCTTGACACATTTGGCAAACAAAAAAATGAAAATTTCAGAGTTGCGTGCTTCGTATCCTGAGTATTTCATGAGCAAAAATAAAATTGAATTGACGCCTCAAATTGATGTTGATGCTATCCTCATTGCAATGGCTGATAAGTACAAAGACGAAGAGATTAATACTATAGATGGAGTAAAAATTGATTTTGCTGAAAATTGGGTACACTTAAGAAAATCAAATACGGAACCTATTATTCGCATTTATACGGAAGCCGCTACTCAAGAAAATGCAGATGCGCTAGCACTTCGAATTATTGACGAGATAAAAGATGTCGCTGGTTTATAAAATCATATGTTTATAATTAATTACCCTTTCAAAACTAAAATTGAAAGGGTTTTTTTATGAAGTGACGTAAAAAAGCAATTTTAAAATTTTGTCAATTAAGTACATTTTTATGGCAAAAAATGGAGCTAATATTGTCATTTTGAAGATTTGAATCTAAAGAAAACTGTAATTTGATCATATTAACAAATGTAGAAAATGAGTATCTCATAAAATTCAATATCTTTGGAGCCAAATTATACTTAAAAAAATGATTACCAAAATAGCACCAACAGAATTAGAATTATACTTTCAACAGTTTCGCAAAAACATAATAGGAATCGATCAAGAATTTGAATCTCCTTATGGTAAAAAGCAAATTATATACACCGATTGGACTGCGAGTGGCCGCTTATACCGCCCAATTGAAGAAAAGTTGATGAATGAATTTGGTCCTTTTGTGGCTAATACGCATACGGAAACTACTATTTCAGGAACGGCGATGACAAAAGCCTATCATAAAGCCAGAAATATTATTAAGGAACATGTACATGCAAGTGCAGACGATGTTTTGATTACTGATGGAACTGGAATGACAGGAGTTGTTAATAAATTTCAAAGAATTTTGGGTTTAAAAGTACCAGAGAATCTTAAAAATTTCATCACAATTCCAGCGGAAAAGAAACCAATCGTTTTTATTTCACACATGGAACACCATTCTAATCAAACTTCTTGGCTGGAAACAATTGCTGATGTAGAAGTAATTCCTTCTTGTGCAGACGGTTTATTTAGTACAGAAAATCTAGAATTGTTGCTAGAAAAATATAAAGAACGTCCTTTTAAAATTGCCTCAATTACTTCTTGCTCGAATGTGACAGGTATTAAAACTCCCTATCACCAAGTCGCTAAAATTATGCACCAGCATAATGGACTTTGTTTTGTAGATTTTGCTTGTTCAGGTCCTTATGTCAAAATCGATATGCACCCAGAAGATCCTGATAGTTATTTGGACGCTATTTTCTTTTCGCCTCATAAATTTTTAGGTGGTCCTGGAACTAGCGGGGTTTTGGTATTTAATAAAAAATTATATCAAAATTTAGTCCCAGATAATCCAGGTGGCGGAACGGTAAGTTGGACAAATCCATGGGGCGAACACAAGTATATTGATAATATCGAAGATAGGGAAGACGGAGGTACTCCAGGTTTTCTTCAGGTTATAAAAACGGCTTTAGCAATTCAGTTGAAAGACCAAATGGGAATTGAGAATATC carries:
- the dnaX gene encoding DNA polymerase III subunit gamma/tau, with product MEQFVVSARKYRPQTFKDVVGQKAITSTLLNAIESNHLASALLFTGPRGVGKTTCARILARKINQPGYDDPNEDFAFNVFELDAASNNSVDDIRNLIDQVRIPPQTGQYKVYIIDEVHMLSSAAFNAFLKTLEEPPKHAIFILATTEKHKIIPTILSRCQIFDFKRITVKDAKEHLAEVATSQGVVFEDDALHIIAQKADGAMRDALSIFDRVVSFCGKDLTRQAVTENLNVLDYETYINITDLILENKIPELLMAFNEILAKGFDSHHFVSGLASHFRDLLVSKTPATLSLLEVGEQAQKMYGVQAQKCTPEFLLKGIEIANDCDLKYKLSQNQRLLVELCLMQLASITFDGEKKKLSNL
- the glmM gene encoding phosphoglucosamine mutase, producing MTLIKSISGIRGTIGGKVGDNLTPVDAVKFASAYGTWLKDYSKKEKLTVVVGRDARISGPMIHNLVVNTLVGLGIDVIDLGLSTTPTVEVAVPLEKADGGIILTASHNPKQWNALKLLNEKGEFLDGDDGMRILEIADAEAFDFSEVDDLGEITINDAYMDIHIDEVLNLSLVDIDAIKAAKFKVVVDGVNSSGGIIIPRLLKLMGVEVIELYCDPNGDFPHNPEPLKEHLTDISELVVREKADLGIVVDPDVDRLAFVCEDGEMFGEEYTLVACADYVLSKTPGNAVSNMSSSRALRDVTTVHNGIYEASAVGEVNVVKLMKKNNAIIGGEGNGGIIYPELHYGRDSLVGVALFLTHLANKKMKISELRASYPEYFMSKNKIELTPQIDVDAILIAMADKYKDEEINTIDGVKIDFAENWVHLRKSNTEPIIRIYTEAATQENADALALRIIDEIKDVAGL
- the ggt gene encoding gamma-glutamyltransferase, which produces MKKIIFLLALAIFSCKSNEKTIEPTGLVTTKAMVVSAREEASQIGVEIMKKGGNAFDAMVATELALAVAHPQAGNIGGGGFMVFRKANGETGSIDYREKAPMAASKDMYLDKDRNVIAGKSTSTALASGIPGTIAGIFEVHKKYGSLPIGEILKPVIALAERGVIVTKYQAASLNSNRETFIKRNGRNSLFSKVYKENDTIKYTALAATFKRIAANGREEFYSGETAQKLVAFLAKKGGNATIEDFKKYQAKWRTPITFQYKKLKITSMSPPSSGGICLNQIMKMIEPFNLSQMGHNELKTIQVITEAERRAYADRNFYLGDPDFIKMPVIELLEPSYLEKRMKDFSFDKASKSSDIAAGIIKGYESNQTTHYSIVDAEGNAISATTTLNDNYGSKIYCDELGFFLNNQMDDFSAKPGVPNLYGLTGSEANGIAPEKRMLSSMTPTIVEKNGKLFMVVGTPGGSTIITSVLQTILNVYEFGMSMQNAVDTPRFHHQWLPDEITFEPNSFSKEVLANLKKKGYFVNEKNKEIIGQVDAILVLPNGKLEGGADKRGDNKAAGF
- a CDS encoding aminotransferase class V-fold PLP-dependent enzyme, which translates into the protein MITKIAPTELELYFQQFRKNIIGIDQEFESPYGKKQIIYTDWTASGRLYRPIEEKLMNEFGPFVANTHTETTISGTAMTKAYHKARNIIKEHVHASADDVLITDGTGMTGVVNKFQRILGLKVPENLKNFITIPAEKKPIVFISHMEHHSNQTSWLETIADVEVIPSCADGLFSTENLELLLEKYKERPFKIASITSCSNVTGIKTPYHQVAKIMHQHNGLCFVDFACSGPYVKIDMHPEDPDSYLDAIFFSPHKFLGGPGTSGVLVFNKKLYQNLVPDNPGGGTVSWTNPWGEHKYIDNIEDREDGGTPGFLQVIKTALAIQLKDQMGIENILKREHEIVDYIFSELGNVTNIKILAAQHQQRLGVISFFVEDLHFNLGVKLLNDKFGIQTRGGCSCAGTYGHFLLHVDQETSSKLIDEITLGDLIRKPGWIRMSIHPTTTSDEIEYVCDAIKSLAKNHTTWALDYDYNPETNEFINKKAQPLEDEFVKKWFTV
- the ggt gene encoding gamma-glutamyltransferase, which codes for MRKIIIVLSMISMGSNAQSVLTQPTGLVTTKAMVVSAREEASKIGTQILKKGGNAFDAMVATELALAVAYPYAGNLGGGGFMVYRKANGEIGSLDYREKAPLAASKNMFLDEKGNVIKGKSTDTPLAIGVPGTIAGVFAVHKKLGSLPITEILKPVIELAEKGVVVTKKQEARLNDFRARIIKANGDKTLFANAFKENDIIKYPSLAATLKRISKNGRDEFYKGHTAKTLVKYLQEKGAIITMEDLAKYEAKWRKPLTFEYKDLKIISMAPPSSGGICMAQIFKMIEPFNISKMGHNSTQSIQVIVEAERRAYADRSYFLGDPDFVKIPLKQLMSTDYLKQRMSNFNFEKATLSSEIKEGKVTYNESTETTHYSIVDLFGNAVSATTTLNDGFGSKYYCDELGFFLNNEMDDFSAKPGEPNMFGLVGNEANSIAPQKRMLSSMTPTIVEKNGKLFMVVGSPGGSTIITAVMQTILNVYEYKLSMQQAVNAPRFHHQWLPDLITFEPNTFDTTTFENLKLKGYLINEKTTPVIGKVDAILVLPNKTLEGGADFRGDDKAVGF
- a CDS encoding ACP phosphodiesterase is translated as MNFLAHIYLSGDNDLIKIGNFMADGIRGKQFENYPLEIQKGIILHRSIDKFTDAHPVFRQSTKRLHQNYHHYAGVIVDVLYDHFLAKNWKNYSDEKLTEFVDHFYQSLVNNKHLLSERTLTIMPTLFKENWLVAYESIEGIQHILTQMDRRTKNQSNMRFAVQDLTEFYSEFENEFTHFFKELILFSNDKMTTL
- a CDS encoding chloride channel protein, whose amino-acid sequence is MFKKYISKLEVIIAIAQSLLTPKQFIFLSAVLVGISSAVAVIVLKTFAHWVFAFATYVTGFWKLGFIKGILPIIGIMLTVFVVKRVLGGTIQKGTSQILYAVAKKASIIPKKQMYAQIITSSLTVGLGGSAGLESPIVVTGAAFGSNYAQNYKLSYKDRTLLIGCGVAAGIAAAFNAPIAGVLFAIEVLLVDVSIAAFTPIMIAAATGALVSVIALDETILLSFKQQESFDYHNIVFYVLLGILTGFMSIYYSRNFQRVEHFFSRLKLTPYKKALFGSSILAVLIFIFPTLFGEGYETIKTLSDNDPGKLMEDTLFSSFRDNNWALLLFVGFTMMVKVFASGITLGSGGNGGNFAPSLFLGSYLGFFFSKFVNLIGLAKLPVSNFTLVGMAGILSGLFHAPLTGIFLIAEITGGYNLMIPLMIVSSISFAISRRFEKHSIDVKNLAKKGHAFTSNKDTNVLSTLDTNSIIQTDFLTVSPDENLEKLVDLISHSNQVIFAVVNAENELLGIVHFNTIREIIFNTYRVKYTKIKDVMLPLNEIITPDESMEMVMNKFEKSKMTYLPVLKNDKYYGFISKSIALEAYRTKLKAMTID